A window from Triticum aestivum cultivar Chinese Spring chromosome 6D, IWGSC CS RefSeq v2.1, whole genome shotgun sequence encodes these proteins:
- the LOC123140968 gene encoding F-box/LRR-repeat protein At3g03360-like yields the protein MEKEEAAAARPARNEQESHGTAWKRARSGDCDVNSGDLISHLADALLGTIISLLPTKDGGRTQILSRRWRHLWRSAPLSLEVLAFLPVPVFDRYAVPTTAVSKIISQHPGPARRFSFLFLGAGDLYAEVESWFDSPALANLQELDIGYEYLLASKGKYQLPQSTFRSASTLLVAKIRNCGFSDTVPLSFNFPLLKELSLHYVSFSGDAFQSLLSGCHALESLYMLQVHATAGCLRVCSPTLRSIGFRDNSGEKTELVLEDAPRLERLLLPYCHRNDCVTIRVIRAPKLKILGPFSADSCKFRIFQVAATDIIQHSLHGDNCF from the coding sequence atggagaaggaggaggcagcggcggcgagaCCCGCTCGCAACGAACAGGAATCCCATGGAACCGCGTGGAAGCGGGCGCGGAGTGGCGACTGCGACGTGAACTCCGGCGATCTCATCAGCCACCTTGCTGACGCCCTCCTCGGaaccatcatctccctcctcccaaccaAAGATGGCGGTCGCACGCAGATCCTCTCCCGCCGATGGCGCCACCTGTGGCGCTCCGCGCCTCTCAGCCTCGAGGTCCTCGCCTTCCTCCCTGTCCCGGTCTTCGATCGCTACGCCGTCCCCACCACCGCTGTCTCCAAGATAATATCCCAACACCCTGGCCCCGCCCGCCgattctccttcctcttcctcggGGCCGGCGATCTCTACGCGGAGGTGGAGAGCTGGTTCGACTCCCCGGCCCTCGCCAACCTCCAGGAGCTCGATATCGGCTATGAGTACCTCTTGGCATCCAAGGGCAAATATCAGTTGCCGCAATCCACGTTCCGCTCGGCATCCACCCTCCTCGTTGCCAAGATCAGGAACTGCGGTTTCTCTGACACAGTCCCACTGTCCTTCAATTTCCCTCTCCTCAAGGAGCTCTCGTTGCATTATGTTTCCTTCTCCGGGGACGCGTTCCAGAGCTTGCTCTCGGGCTGCCATGCCTTGGAAAGCTTATACATGCTCCAAGTTCATGCTACAGCTGGTTGCCTCCGTGTTTGCTCGCCAACTCTTAGAAGCATTGGCTTTCGTGATAACTCTGGTGAAAAAACAGAATTGGTCCTCGAGGATGCTCCTCGCCTTGAAAGGTTATTATTGCCGTATTGTCACCGGAATGATTGCGTTACTATCCGGGTTATTAGGGCACCTAAGCTGAAGATATTGGGGCCTTTCTCAGCAGACTCGTGCAAATTCCGGATCTTTCAGGTAGCAGCAACAGACATCATCCAGCATTCGTTACATGGAGATAATTGTTTTTGA